The Chitinophaga parva genome has a window encoding:
- a CDS encoding helix-turn-helix transcriptional regulator: MQPRTYIPAPALRPYIQRYLLLESEVLAVNRVLPNTALVLCFRYRGDVHFLENDTLHPLPVAVFTGLRQSVRFIQYAPGTANFLVQFTPTGAAAFSKIPLHETFNESISLDALLHTASLEEQLMEAVDDAARVQCADEYFLRQLKRPGTDALVEAAVHRIRQNDGHLKMKALAAELYISQDAFEKRFRRVVGASPKQYAGIVRMHHIIAQGAKSLVGAAFEAGYADQPHFNKDFKRFTGQAPLAFFKDPLYW, from the coding sequence ATGCAGCCCCGCACATACATACCAGCCCCCGCGCTCCGGCCTTACATCCAGCGATACCTGTTGCTGGAAAGTGAGGTGCTGGCTGTAAACCGCGTGCTGCCCAACACGGCCCTGGTACTGTGCTTCCGCTATCGCGGCGATGTACATTTTCTTGAGAATGATACCCTGCATCCCTTGCCTGTAGCCGTTTTCACAGGATTGCGGCAAAGTGTGCGCTTTATCCAATACGCCCCGGGTACGGCAAACTTCCTGGTACAATTTACCCCCACGGGTGCCGCTGCTTTCAGTAAAATACCCCTGCATGAAACCTTCAATGAAAGCATTTCCCTGGATGCGCTGTTGCACACCGCATCCCTGGAAGAGCAACTGATGGAGGCCGTGGACGATGCGGCCCGCGTGCAGTGTGCGGACGAGTATTTTCTCCGGCAACTAAAACGTCCCGGAACGGACGCGCTTGTGGAGGCCGCAGTACACCGTATCCGGCAAAATGATGGCCATCTTAAAATGAAAGCACTGGCCGCGGAGCTGTACATTTCACAGGATGCATTTGAAAAGCGGTTCCGCCGGGTAGTAGGCGCCTCCCCGAAGCAGTATGCCGGTATTGTGCGCATGCACCATATTATTGCGCAGGGCGCTAAAAGCCTTGTTGGTGCTGCTTTTGAAGCCGGGTATGCAGATCAGCCCCATTTTAATAAAGACTTCAAGCGCTTTAC
- the lpdA gene encoding dihydrolipoyl dehydrogenase, translating into MAYDVIVIGSGPGGYVAAIRASQLGFKVAIVEKEALGGICLNWGCIPTKALLKSAQVLEYMHHAKDYGLSVTDPKADFDAVVKRSRGVADKNSRGVQFLMKKNKIDVLMGYGKVKGKGQVEITDKDGKVTTQEAKYIILATGARSRQLPNLPIDGKKVIGYREALVLPQAPKSMIVVGSGAIGVEFAYFYATMGTKVTIVEFLPRIVPVEDEEISKELEKIYKKKGIEVMVNASVESVDTAGATVKANVKTATGNITLEADVVLSAVGISANIENIGLEQVGVKTDKGRVLTDKYYATNVPGIYAIGDIIPGPALAHVASKEAIVCVEAIAYNEKKFAHKPEPINYMNIPGCTYCVPEIASVGYTEKAAREAGYEIRVGKFPYSASGKAGAAGAPEGFVKVIFDAKYGEWLGTHMIGANVTEIIAETVTARTLETTYQEVLNSIHPHPTMSEAVKDAIEVAYDEAIHL; encoded by the coding sequence ATGGCATACGACGTAATCGTAATCGGTAGCGGTCCTGGTGGCTATGTGGCAGCTATCCGGGCTTCTCAGCTAGGCTTTAAAGTAGCAATCGTAGAAAAAGAAGCCCTCGGCGGTATCTGCCTGAACTGGGGCTGTATTCCCACTAAAGCACTGCTGAAATCCGCCCAGGTATTGGAATATATGCACCATGCAAAGGATTACGGCCTGTCCGTAACCGACCCGAAAGCCGACTTCGACGCAGTAGTGAAGAGAAGCCGTGGCGTGGCCGATAAGAACTCCCGTGGCGTACAGTTCCTCATGAAGAAGAACAAGATCGATGTACTCATGGGCTATGGTAAAGTGAAAGGTAAAGGCCAGGTGGAGATCACCGATAAAGACGGTAAAGTAACCACCCAGGAAGCAAAATACATCATCCTGGCTACAGGCGCCCGCAGCCGCCAGCTGCCCAACCTGCCCATCGATGGTAAGAAAGTAATTGGTTACCGCGAAGCACTGGTATTGCCCCAGGCGCCCAAATCCATGATCGTAGTAGGTTCCGGCGCTATCGGCGTTGAATTTGCCTATTTCTACGCTACCATGGGCACCAAGGTGACCATCGTTGAGTTCCTGCCCCGCATCGTGCCGGTAGAGGACGAAGAAATCTCCAAGGAACTAGAAAAGATCTACAAGAAAAAGGGTATCGAGGTAATGGTGAATGCCAGCGTGGAAAGCGTGGACACCGCTGGTGCTACCGTGAAGGCCAACGTGAAGACCGCTACCGGCAATATCACCCTCGAAGCAGACGTAGTACTGAGTGCCGTGGGGATCTCTGCCAATATCGAGAACATCGGCCTGGAACAGGTAGGGGTGAAGACCGATAAAGGCCGCGTGCTGACCGACAAATACTACGCTACCAACGTTCCGGGCATCTACGCCATTGGCGATATCATCCCCGGTCCGGCCCTGGCACACGTTGCTTCCAAGGAAGCCATCGTTTGCGTGGAAGCCATCGCTTACAACGAAAAGAAATTTGCCCATAAGCCCGAGCCGATCAACTACATGAACATCCCGGGCTGTACTTACTGCGTACCGGAAATTGCTTCCGTAGGCTACACTGAAAAGGCTGCCAGAGAAGCCGGTTACGAGATCCGCGTAGGCAAATTCCCGTACTCTGCATCCGGCAAGGCTGGTGCAGCAGGCGCCCCCGAAGGTTTTGTAAAAGTGATCTTTGATGCGAAGTACGGCGAGTGGCTGGGTACCCACATGATCGGTGCAAATGTAACCGAGATCATTGCGGAGACCGTTACAGCCCGCACCCTGGAAACTACTTACCAGGAAGTACTGAATTCCATCCACCCGCACCCCACCATGAGTGAAGCGGTAAAGGATGCGATTGAAGTTGCATACGACGAAGCGATCCACCTGTAA
- a CDS encoding TetR/AcrR family transcriptional regulator, which translates to MRTRDENKEKAILREALHMIVKEGFDGLSMQKVAKAAGVSPATIYIYFKDRDDLILQLYARIVEKYFKFILQDFNPESTFAEGMRVQWKRRAQFALEHQEVGLFMEHITYTPLHYRAQEILSPDFRNMMARFSEKAIANGELRQMPNFEVYWSIAFAPLMQLIKSHQVGYTHKGEPFELTDEILYTTLEMVLKALKP; encoded by the coding sequence ATGCGAACAAGAGACGAAAATAAAGAGAAAGCCATCCTGCGCGAGGCCCTGCATATGATTGTAAAAGAGGGCTTCGACGGGTTGAGTATGCAGAAAGTAGCCAAGGCGGCTGGCGTATCGCCCGCTACGATCTACATCTACTTCAAGGACCGCGACGACCTGATCCTTCAGTTGTACGCCCGCATCGTGGAAAAATACTTTAAATTCATTCTCCAGGATTTCAACCCGGAATCCACGTTCGCAGAAGGCATGCGGGTGCAATGGAAACGCCGCGCCCAGTTTGCCCTGGAGCACCAGGAAGTGGGGCTTTTCATGGAGCATATCACGTACACCCCCCTGCACTATCGCGCGCAGGAAATACTCAGCCCGGACTTCCGGAACATGATGGCCCGTTTTTCAGAAAAAGCCATCGCCAACGGGGAGCTGCGGCAAATGCCCAACTTTGAAGTGTATTGGTCCATAGCATTTGCCCCGCTGATGCAGTTGATCAAAAGCCACCAGGTAGGCTACACCCACAAAGGCGAGCCGTTTGAACTTACCGACGAAATCTTGTACACGACGCTGGAGATGGTGCTCAAAGCATTAAAACCTTAA